The Maridesulfovibrio sp. genomic sequence ACAGGTCGGCTTCATTAAAAAATTCTACAAACCCTTTATCTGCAAGGGCCGTGGCGCTTTTGTGTTCACAATCCGTAGAGTAAACAGCCGATTTGCCGCCTTTTTCAAAGCGGTATCCGAATGAACCGCCGGGATGATACTGGGCCTTAATCTCTATACTTACTCCGGCCACATCCAGCTTCTGCCCGCTTTTCAAGCGGATAAAATCAAATTCAGCCCCCAGATTATCAAAATGAACCGGAAAACAAGGTTCGCTTTGCTGCTCCCGCAGGACCTTTTCTATTCCGGGATGGCCGCCATAAAAAGAAATCCTGTTACCGGGAATATAGGCCGGAACAAAGAACGGAAAGCCCTGAACATGATCCCAATGCAGATGTGACATGAAAATATGGAAATGAGCTCCGGGAGCACCTTGCCGCTCAGACATGACCCGGTTACCTAAATCACGCAATCCGGTTCCGCAATCACATATGATGTAATCATCCCCTTCCCCTTCTACCTGAATACAGGGAGTATTGGTCCCGTATGAACCTCGGACAGAAAAAGGGAGTTCATTATCAATGAATTCATCAAGATCTGTTGTTGAATCAATTCCTTTTTCAACAGCAATCTCCAGTGCGGCCTTGACTTTGGCTCTAGCCCTTTCGGCATTGAATGTGGCAGACAGGGAACCTCGCGCTCCCCAGATGCAAACCCTCATTAAGCTCTCCTATTCAGTAATTTATTAATTATTACATTTAGAAGCGCAAAAGGGCAACAAAAGCATACAAAAAATAACTTAAAACCTATGAAGGCCATTCACTTTTAACCATTTTCAAACTATCAAAATATTTTCAGATCAACAAAACAGGAATCATCATGAGCATATACCGCACAGTCAAACCATTGATACTCGGCTCCGGCTCACCACGCCGCAAGGACCTGCTTCAATCTGCCGGTCTTGAGTTTAAAATCACCCCCGCAACCTGTGACGAGCCTGCCCCGCTCCCCGGTCAGGACCCGGAAGATTACGCAATCAAAATGGCCGAATTAAAAGCAGAAAACGTAGCCGCTAGCAACAAGGGAGCGTATATACTCGGCTCGGACACTATTGTTGTTCGTGACATGGAAATCCTAGGTAAACCCAAGCATCGCGAAGAAGCATATCAGATGGTTAAGTCCCTATGCGGACGCAAACATAAAGTTATCAGTGGATGTGCCCTTATCTCGCCAGACGGGGAAAGAATAAGCTACGCCGTATCTACGGAAGTTGAATTCATCGAATTCAATGACCCTGCAGTACGGTCCTACGCCGCCACCGGAGAACCGGACGACAAAGCCGGAGCCTACGCTATTCAGGGGCAGGGAGCCTTTCTAGTCAAAGGAATCTGCGGATCATACACCAACGTGGTCGGATTACCCTTGGCGAAAGTGCTAGAAACCTTAGTATCTTACGGAGTTATCGTTCCGGGAGATGGGTAAAAAATCGTACATTCGGGGTGGTTTACTTGGGTGGTTCCCACGGGATTCCCACAGTTTATAAATAACTTTCTATTTGAGCCTTTTGCCCAATATTTAAGGAAACTGAG encodes the following:
- a CDS encoding MBL fold metallo-hydrolase, with the protein product MRVCIWGARGSLSATFNAERARAKVKAALEIAVEKGIDSTTDLDEFIDNELPFSVRGSYGTNTPCIQVEGEGDDYIICDCGTGLRDLGNRVMSERQGAPGAHFHIFMSHLHWDHVQGFPFFVPAYIPGNRISFYGGHPGIEKVLREQQSEPCFPVHFDNLGAEFDFIRLKSGQKLDVAGVSIEIKAQYHPGGSFGYRFEKGGKSAVYSTDCEHKSATALADKGFVEFFNEADLLIMDAQYSFAEANSIKEDWGHSNNIIAVELSGMAKVKTLCLFHQEPVLDDFQLQKFLEDTKEFSQLAEYRPENIIMAQDGLCIDL
- a CDS encoding nucleoside triphosphate pyrophosphatase, which translates into the protein MSIYRTVKPLILGSGSPRRKDLLQSAGLEFKITPATCDEPAPLPGQDPEDYAIKMAELKAENVAASNKGAYILGSDTIVVRDMEILGKPKHREEAYQMVKSLCGRKHKVISGCALISPDGERISYAVSTEVEFIEFNDPAVRSYAATGEPDDKAGAYAIQGQGAFLVKGICGSYTNVVGLPLAKVLETLVSYGVIVPGDG